The Notolabrus celidotus isolate fNotCel1 chromosome 16, fNotCel1.pri, whole genome shotgun sequence genomic sequence CTAAATGTCTGATGGagatgaaatgttgtgtttctggTGCTCTCTTCAGGGAAGTGGTGGACTCCATGGTTCAGCATTTCAAGGTGACCATCTTTGGGGACGTTATGCCAGTGTACGATGGGAAGAGGAGCCTTTACACAGCTAACCCGCTGCCTGTGGCAACTGGTGGGGTAAGACTTCACATGAACGTTTGAAGGCTGGTGTTTTGTGTCAAAGAAAAATCTAGTTTAGCTCTACTAAGAATGTCATGGTCTGTAGAATTGTACTTAAGTTGGGTTAAATTTAGGGATGCATTGAAAATTCGGCCAAGGAAAATTTTGGCTGAAACTGggccaaaagtgcatttttggtTTTCGGGTGAAAGACTTTTATCATCGAAACAATGCagctgaaacagaatgttgtgatgacgcaagctaAAACCGCGGCCAGTACATGCTTGTCTTGATAAGGGCAAAtatgtctgcatccgttcttcctttaatcgcagcactaaagcgtcttctaatcAAAGAGGTTTAGACgaaccacggagtgaaaacaatgaaaagtacactcttcgagtctgtcagcacacgtttcactgagatccatccggatcctctgcacttcatcgcgactgtgCTTGATCCGCGCTATAaggatcattacttggatgtgggaataaagcagcgcgctcGATCCAGCGCAggggaaggagaacagagcgcagaaaaaggactcgtctctctgaaccagatgaggggcatgcaccctcgttgtctgatatgttcaatgagatccttgattttagtgaggttagtacacagtcagagccataaatgcaatggtaggggagaccggggacagttgtaacatttttgatatttctgtctataactttgagcttttttaacccagtgtgttcaaactccTATACGAAGTAACTTCAAGTgcctgctaataaatggcctagaaaatgcctgtgcaacacaaacagaaaatgcatggtcCCCGGTTTCCCTACTagtaattggcataataatttcttTCGGTTTTCTGccttgttttcctcattttcgggtTTCgtccaagaattttcatttcggtgcatccctagttaaaTTACCCATTGGATATAACAAGCCCTGATCTGAGGGCCACCGTAACCCTTGTTTCCCTCTTCAGGTGGATCTGGATGTCACCCTGCCAGGTGACGGTGGGAAGGACCGCCCGTTTAAAGTCTCCATTAAGTTTGTGTCGTTAGTCAGCTGGCACATGCTGCATGAAGTCTTGACGGGGCGCGTTGTGGGCGAGCCGGTGGACCTGGACAAACCGATCAGCACTAACCCGGTTCACGCCGTGGACGTCGTCCTGAGACACCTGCCCTCCATGAAGTGAGTTTCCTCTGATCCCCCCTCCCATCATATTGGCTAATTTCACAAACTCTCTTAATACTGTTTTAAGATTCAGTTATCTTGTTTGTGTTCAATTTAAGCTGCTATCATTTAACAGGATCAGATCCGTTCAAAGAAAGGATGATTTAAGAAATGTAAAACTGATAACTCTTGCAGATATTTAAATGAAACTCAGtccattcattttaacattctAAATACATATGTTAGAATCTGCGTGAGTCCACCTGGTTAcgtatccagcatgctttgagcATTGATGTGGTCGCTCGCTTCATCGAGCGCCATCTTCTGGCAAAAAATCATAACATAGAACACAATGCAATACCTCTCTGCCTTTTATAGGATGCAGCCAACTTTTTATAGGACAATAAAGTTATTAAAAGTTCATCTTGTACACTGAATGTTACAGAAAATCACTCTTTAAGCTCAGCAAAGCAAAAATATTTGAGATTATTTCTAGCTTTTGACATTAAAAGTTTGGTGTAATATTTCTTGGCCACTCTATTATTGCTTCTCAGAATGATAACTACTGTATAATTTGATCTACCTTGTTATAGTAGACAAGTTTCAGGGACAGAAGGATGAAGATATGAGTCTTACAATCACTAAATGAAGCATTAGAGGAGAGTTTCTTTCACGTGAGTTTTGGTAATGAAATTTGACCCGGGTGTACTTTCatcctggagctgctgctgcgaAGCTTCCCTAATTTATTATGTAGTATTTCAACCACAATGAGTCACATATTGTAACAGGTGCTGTTTGGTGGAAACATATATGGGCCTTAAACAGGTGGACATACAGTATTTCTGCTGGCTGAGGCCGGATTTGGATTCCACATGGAGGAAAGGATCAGGAGCATATTTCATGGAACAGGTTCTGCCATTTGGCGAGTCCATTAAGCAGAACAGTTTTTAGAGATCTAAATCCTCCCTTCCTCGTGTGGTTTCAGACATGTAACTCCAGCAGTTCTTGTGTTGTGGTGTTCTTAGTGAACCGCACAGGGAATACACCTCCCAGACTACCGTTTTATTTTTGCACCCTGCTAACCTCTGCGTcacctctctgtcctcatcaGATACACGCCAGTCGGAAgatccttcttctcctcccccGAGGGCTACGATCATCCGCTAGGTGGAGGGAGGGAAGTTTGGTTTGGCTTCCATCAGTCAGTACGGCCTGCCATGTGGAAAATGATGCTCAACATTGATGGTGGGTTAAGGAGtgttaaaacaaagacattcaATGTTGTAGAAGTGTGATTGTTCACTctggtgtgtgtctgttagCTTTGCATtgcataaaaactgaagcatGTGGGAACAGCTCGCATGAGCCTCTCTAAAAGCAACAAAATGTATCTTCAAAGATCTCTTAAGATCACTTCTTagtagtaaaaataataataatgataataataacaatacattttatttatgggcgGCTTTCAGGCAAagtcaaggtcaccttacaaatgtaacaataataaaaacacacttaatATAAAAAAGCACTCTAAAACAAACAGTATACAATATGAAAAGAACACGATGAATGGAAGGGTGAAATgctacaaaaaaatacatttaaaaaaatgaacagacattgtaaagttgttttaatccccagagaaaaaaagattcaaagtgcttttgtCATTGTTCTGCCGACTACAGTTCCAGTCTTATCACCTCTGTTGAAACCAGCATAGACTCTTTAATGCTTATTTGACTAGCTGAGGAAAAAGCCTTCAGATTTTCCTGCATACATTCGCAACCTTTATCTTTAACTTTTATAATATATGCAGTATAAATACAGATGTAACAAAGAATGAGCAATATTTAAGTAAGTGAGCTTTGATGGTGTTTGTGGATAAAGCATATCCGAAGCCCTCTTTGCTGTCTTCATGCTAATCTAAAGTAACCAGCTGCTGACTGAagcaacacacatacaaaatatatatataactatatgtacacatacacacacacattaagaaggcaagtcattctacaaatgaactcttgacaagcctcatgttaattagaaaccattccaggagaccacttcatgaagcagactgagagaataccaagagcgtgcaaagctgtcatgaaggaaaaagggggctactttacagaatctaaaatataaaacatattctgttttgtttaacacttttttgttcattaaataattacatatatgttctttcatagttttgatgtcttcagtattaatctacagtgttccaaataattgaaataaatacaaacttttgaatgagaaggttttttcaaacttttgactagtatTGTATACTAAAAGTTAAATTACATCCCTTTCAGtgccttcttccttttttctgggATCTACCACAAGTTCATATTAGTATCCCGTTCTGTTTATTTATCCTGTATAAGCCCTTATATATCTCCACTTTTAATATACTCATTAAATGTTTCCAGATTCCCTCATTAAGGTACATACCCTGTGCCATATTTTTTAATCCAAGCACTGATTGTTGGTGCATCAGTTTTCTTCCAGTTAAAGGCCAATGTTCGTTTTGCCTGCAGTAGTACTTCAAAATATGAAAGTGATTCTGATTTTGCTCTGTGacaacaaccaaaaaaaaaaaaaaacactttccaaAAATCTAGCTTCAGAACACAAATATTGAGTATTTTCATGTCAGCTCTGCGAAGCGGAGGTTCTGggaactaaaaataaaaaaagcttcccATTCAGATGAAGAGAAATTGTACCTCTTGTGACCAAAAAAATTGTGATCAAAATCTCCCTCCTCCTAATACACTGTGTCCAGTGCTGTTTTATAACTTCTAACCATGTTGAACTGCTGTTTTATTTGACTCAGAACCTTATGACCATCTCCAAACGCCCTACTTCTCTGCATGAGACCTGGAATAAATACAGCTAGTGTACTAGTTCAGAGAAATGCTAATGTGCATGCACAGgtcaaaaatgttttgtctAAAAAGTTACACACAGTGCAACAAAGTCAATGCTTTTTTCTTTAGGGACAAAAAAGTCACCTTTatactttgtttctttaaaaagcGGACTTTGACTGACCTTTTCTTGTATCGTTACAGTGTCAGCCACAGCTTTTTACAAAGCCCAGCCGGTGATCCAGTTCATGTGTGAAGTCCTGGACATTCACAACATCGACGAGCAGCCCCGCCCTCTCACAGACTCCCACAGGGTCAAGTTCACCAAAGAGATCAAAGGTGAAATTAAGTTTCACTCTGCTGCAGGGTCAGACCTAACCCTGTATAGGAGACATTTATTATGATCCTCTTTACTTCTAATCTCTGAATAAAAGCTTGAGCTACTGATCCTTATTTACATCCTCCTGAATCTTCACAGGTCTGAAAGTGGAAGTGACGCACTGTGGAACCATGCGTAGGAAATACAGAGTCTGCAATGTAACACGACGCCCTGCCAGCCTCCAGACGTATGTTTCTTCATCACACCGGTAAACCTGCCATCGAAGCTGCCGATGGCTTGAAATAACAGGagattgttgttttcttcacacGCACAGATTTCCTCTGCAGCTTGAGAATGGTCAGACAGTGGAACGCACAGTGGCACAGTACTTCAGGGAGAAGTACAACCTGCAGCTCAAGTACCCCCACCTGCCCTGTCTGCAGGTGGGCCAGGAGCAGAAGCACACCTACCTGCCCCTGGAGGTAAGGATTGATGGTGACTGTAGAGCCTCATTCACACATGTACAAAACTATTAAAAATtgatgcatgtgtgaatgcagagAGCTGAAAATTTCACCCTGACTTCAAGTGGTAACTCCAGTTGTAACCGAGTCAGATCATCAAACCAAATACTGTCTTTTCCTCTCAGGTGTGTAACATTGTGCCCGGTCAGCGCTGCATCAAAAAACTAACCGACAACCAGACATCGACCATGATCAAAGCTACAGCTCGCTCCGCACcggacagacaggaggagatCAGCAGGCTGGTGAGCGTCAAGACAACCAGAGATGAAACAACAATAAACTCACTCTCGTTTTTATGATTCCTTTTCTCTAACATGGTTGTTCTTTTCTTAACTCTTAGGTGAGGAGTGCAAACTACGAAGCGGACCCGTTCGTCCGGGAGTTTCAGTTCCGGGTTCGAGACGAGATGGCCCAGGTGACGGGTCGAGTCCTGCCTGCACCCATGCTGCAATATGGCGGCAGAGTGAACTCTGAACAATTCATGGtaccttcctctttaaatcaCGCTTcatatgcatgtgtgtctttTTACGTGTCTGAGTGTTTGGGACAGCAGGGTGTCTTCCTGTTCATGCTGGATTAACAGTCCTGATTTTACCTTTTAATCTaactttttttaacttcagttGCTCAGATTATTATAACCTCAAAATCTCAAAAGGTAGAAATGAGCCACACTTAAAAAAACGTGATTCAAACTGATCTTCTGTTGGGAAATCCTCCATCTACAATCAGATTTGTCTGTAGATTTAATCTACAGTTCCAGTTCAGTCAGAGTACATCTTGTCAGTCTCAAACATCTCTtgtcttctttgtgtgtgtgtgtgcgagaacTCTTACTTGGAAATTTGTTGTGGTTTTACTATCTTCAGAGATAAGGGCTCTTAGTTTGAAAGTAGTCCCTGTTTTGCATGTATgccataaaaacatcaaatacaaGCTAAATGCACGACTGAAGCACAATCTGATACTGATTTGATTCCACTTCTCTGACCGGATCATTCTCAGCCTGTAAAACAATCAGTAGCACTTGATCTTGAAATCCCTCTGCCTCCTTTGAAACTTTGAATCCAtcctttctctgtctccttgTACTCTACGTGTCTGTGTGACTGTCAGCCCCAGCAGATCAACCCTGCACTGTCGTTGCAGAACCGCACGGTGGCCACGCCCAGCCACGGGGTGTGGGACATGAGGGGGAAGCAGTTTCACACCGGAGTGGAGATAAAGATGTGGGCCATCGCGTGCTTCGCCACCCAGAGGCAGTGCAGGGAGGAGATCCTGAAGTGAGTTCACCACAATGACTGTTATCGCTCTCTTTCTATTAAACACGTAGTAAACAAAGTGGTGAAACTCAAGGATGTGATATAAAGGTCATGTGTGATCATGTCTTACTCAGGAGCTTCACTGACCAGCTGCGCAAAATCTCGAAGGATGCTGGGATGCCAATCCAGGGCCAGCCATGTTTCTGTAAATACGCCCAGGGAGCTGACAGCGTGGAGCCCATGTTCAGACACCTGAAGAACACATACGGCGGTCTTCAGCTCATCATCGTGATCCTGCCCGGGAAAACGCCAGTCTATGGTATTTAAAACTTTCTTTCTACACCAAATGGAACATAGCAATTACCCACATAGCACAAGTCAGTTTAACAAGAGTTGGATTTTGACCCCTGACTTTTAGGCTACTTTAAGACAAAATTAAAGAAGGAACAGTAAGCAAAGAAGTAAGATTAATCTTCAATCTCTGACCCACAGCTGAGGTGAAGCGTGTGGGTGACACCCTCCTCGGCATGGCCACTCAGTGTGTGCAGGTGAAGAACGTTGTGAAGACGTCTCCTCAGACGCTCTCAAACCTCTGCCTCAAGATCAACGTCAAACTGGGAGGAATCAACAACATCCTGGTTCCACACCAACggtaaaaacaacacattgaaTGAGCCCTTGTTTCACTTTGTGGTTGTGTAATATAAAGAGGCTGACTCACTGTACTTTTCTAACAAGTCAGTGTAGTTTGTGTCATCTGATCTGTGATCTGGTCTGCAGGCAGTTCAAAAGAGTTTGTTACATCATGTAGATTACTCAGAGGAtaagttttgtttctgttctcaTGTATCCAGACCCTCAGTGTTCCAGCAGCCTGTCATCTTCCTCGGGGCGGATGTCACTCATCCTCCAGCAGGAGATGGGAAAAAGCCATCTATAGCAGCGGTGAGAGACAACTTCAATAACTCTCTTCAATAATCTCACATTCATTCATGTATGATGACCTGACCTGTCTGAAATGTTGTCCCTCTCCAGGTGGTAGGCAGCATGGACGCCCACCCCAGCAGGTACTGTGCTACAGTGCGGGTCCAGAGGCCCAGACAGGAGGTAATCCAGGACTTGGCTTCGATGGTGCGAGAACTCTTGATCCAGTTCTACAAATCAACTCGCTACAAGCCGACCAGGATCATCTTCTACAGAGACGGAGTGTCGGAGGGACAGTTCAGACAGGTGGGACGGCTTTACATGTTGTGTTTGGCTCTGAGTAAATAAGTCACACCTGTTTATGAAAGCAAATCTGCAAAgctgttatttttttcctgtgGAGGAAGTATCTGACATTTAAATCTTGATGAATAACAGGATGTCACCGTTCTCTTGTTCTTCTGTATGTTTCTGCAGGTGCTGTACTACGAGCTGCTGGCGATCAGAGAAGCGTGCATCAGCCTCGAGAAGGACTACCAGCCGGGGATTACTTACATTGTTGTGCAGAAACGCCATCACACACGACTCTTCTGCGCAGATCGCAATGAGCGGgtgagcaacacaacacagtCCTTCTTGTGGGACAGATTTAACGGCATATCAGGAGACTTGTTTGTTAAATTCTGTTTTCCTGTCAGGTTGGACGAAGTGGAAACATTCCTGCCGGCACCACGGTGGACACGGACATCACACATCCCTACGAGTTCGACTTTTACCTCTGCAGTCACGCTGGAATCCAGGTGAGCTACCCAGATCCAAACAAGCCTCGAGTTTGGGATCTTGGGGCGTATATGCTTTGCTAATTCTTATTTAGCTATAGGTAGATAGTCTGTAGAATACATTTAACAAAGAAGTGAAAGAGTGTTAAAGAATATTTTACAAAGCAGTGATTGGATGAATGAAAACATATCCGTTTCagtctgtcaaacacacaccactATTTTTAGCCCCTGCCTGTTTGTCCTCCCTCCACGGAGCGTCGTCCTCTGAGGGTGTGATTAactctcgctctctccctcccaGGGTACGAGCCGGCCCTCCCACTACCACGTTCTGTGGG encodes the following:
- the ago3b gene encoding protein argonaute-3 isoform X3; amino-acid sequence: MEIGTTAAAEPPALFALPRRPGYGTIGKPIKLLANCFQVEIPKIDVYLYEVDIKPDRCPRRVNREVVDSMVQHFKVTIFGDVMPVYDGKRSLYTANPLPVATGGVDLDVTLPGDGGKDRPFKVSIKFVSLVSWHMLHEVLTGRVVGEPVDLDKPISTNPVHAVDVVLRHLPSMKYTPVGRSFFSSPEGYDHPLGGGREVWFGFHQSVRPAMWKMMLNIDVSATAFYKAQPVIQFMCEVLDIHNIDEQPRPLTDSHRVKFTKEIKGLKVEVTHCGTMRRKYRVCNVTRRPASLQTFPLQLENGQTVERTVAQYFREKYNLQLKYPHLPCLQVGQEQKHTYLPLEVCNIVPGQRCIKKLTDNQTSTMIKATARSAPDRQEEISRLVRSANYEADPFVREFQFRVRDEMAQVTGRVLPAPMLQYGGRVNSEQFMNRTVATPSHGVWDMRGKQFHTGVEIKMWAIACFATQRQCREEILKSFTDQLRKISKDAGMPIQGQPCFCKYAQGADSVEPMFRHLKNTYGGLQLIIVILPGKTPVYAEVKRVGDTLLGMATQCVQVKNVVKTSPQTLSNLCLKINVKLGGINNILVPHQRPSVFQQPVIFLGADVTHPPAGDGKKPSIAAVVGSMDAHPSRYCATVRVQRPRQEVIQDLASMVRELLIQFYKSTRYKPTRIIFYRDGVSEGQFRQVLYYELLAIREACISLEKDYQPGITYIVVQKRHHTRLFCADRNERVGRSGNIPAGTTVDTDITHPYEFDFYLCSHAGIQGTSRPSHYHVLWDDNCFTGDEFQLLTYQLCHTYVRCTRSVSIPAPAYYAHLVAFRARYHLVDKEHDSAEGSHVSGQSNGRDPQALAKAVQVHHDTLRTMYFA
- the ago3b gene encoding protein argonaute-3 isoform X1, translated to MEIGTTAAAEPPALFALPRRPGYGTIGKPIKLLANCFQVEIPKIDVYLYEVDIKPDRCPRRVNREVVDSMVQHFKVTIFGDVMPVYDGKRSLYTANPLPVATGGVDLDVTLPGDGGKDRPFKVSIKFVSLVSWHMLHEVLTGRVVGEPVDLDKPISTNPVHAVDVVLRHLPSMKYTPVGRSFFSSPEGYDHPLGGGREVWFGFHQSVRPAMWKMMLNIDVSATAFYKAQPVIQFMCEVLDIHNIDEQPRPLTDSHRVKFTKEIKGLKVEVTHCGTMRRKYRVCNVTRRPASLQTFPLQLENGQTVERTVAQYFREKYNLQLKYPHLPCLQVGQEQKHTYLPLEVCNIVPGQRCIKKLTDNQTSTMIKATARSAPDRQEEISRLVRSANYEADPFVREFQFRVRDEMAQVTGRVLPAPMLQYGGRVNSEQFMPQQINPALSLQNRTVATPSHGVWDMRGKQFHTGVEIKMWAIACFATQRQCREEILKSFTDQLRKISKDAGMPIQGQPCFCKYAQGADSVEPMFRHLKNTYGGLQLIIVILPGKTPVYAEVKRVGDTLLGMATQCVQVKNVVKTSPQTLSNLCLKINVKLGGINNILVPHQRPSVFQQPVIFLGADVTHPPAGDGKKPSIAAVVGSMDAHPSRYCATVRVQRPRQEVIQDLASMVRELLIQFYKSTRYKPTRIIFYRDGVSEGQFRQVLYYELLAIREACISLEKDYQPGITYIVVQKRHHTRLFCADRNERVGRSGNIPAGTTVDTDITHPYEFDFYLCSHAGIQGTSRPSHYHVLWDDNCFTGDEFQLLTYQLCHTYVRCTRSVSIPAPAYYAHLVAFRARYHLVDKEHDSAEGSHVSGQSNGRDPQALAKAVQVHHDTLRTMYFA
- the ago3b gene encoding protein argonaute-3 isoform X2 — its product is MEIGTTAAEPPALFALPRRPGYGTIGKPIKLLANCFQVEIPKIDVYLYEVDIKPDRCPRRVNREVVDSMVQHFKVTIFGDVMPVYDGKRSLYTANPLPVATGGVDLDVTLPGDGGKDRPFKVSIKFVSLVSWHMLHEVLTGRVVGEPVDLDKPISTNPVHAVDVVLRHLPSMKYTPVGRSFFSSPEGYDHPLGGGREVWFGFHQSVRPAMWKMMLNIDVSATAFYKAQPVIQFMCEVLDIHNIDEQPRPLTDSHRVKFTKEIKGLKVEVTHCGTMRRKYRVCNVTRRPASLQTFPLQLENGQTVERTVAQYFREKYNLQLKYPHLPCLQVGQEQKHTYLPLEVCNIVPGQRCIKKLTDNQTSTMIKATARSAPDRQEEISRLVRSANYEADPFVREFQFRVRDEMAQVTGRVLPAPMLQYGGRVNSEQFMPQQINPALSLQNRTVATPSHGVWDMRGKQFHTGVEIKMWAIACFATQRQCREEILKSFTDQLRKISKDAGMPIQGQPCFCKYAQGADSVEPMFRHLKNTYGGLQLIIVILPGKTPVYAEVKRVGDTLLGMATQCVQVKNVVKTSPQTLSNLCLKINVKLGGINNILVPHQRPSVFQQPVIFLGADVTHPPAGDGKKPSIAAVVGSMDAHPSRYCATVRVQRPRQEVIQDLASMVRELLIQFYKSTRYKPTRIIFYRDGVSEGQFRQVLYYELLAIREACISLEKDYQPGITYIVVQKRHHTRLFCADRNERVGRSGNIPAGTTVDTDITHPYEFDFYLCSHAGIQGTSRPSHYHVLWDDNCFTGDEFQLLTYQLCHTYVRCTRSVSIPAPAYYAHLVAFRARYHLVDKEHDSAEGSHVSGQSNGRDPQALAKAVQVHHDTLRTMYFA